The window ATTTACAATTGAATTTATTCTGGATTACTTGAAAAAGTTACTAATAAAAATTTAAGAAGAAAAGGTAAGAAACGAAAATCTCAAGAAAATCGCGGTAAATTTAATGGTAAATCAATTAAAGAACGAAATATTAATGTTAATAATCGTATAACTGTTGGTCATTGAGAAGGTGATACTGTAGTATCATCACGAGGTAAAAGTAAATCATGTTTAATAACTTTAGTTGAAAGAACATCAAGATTTACTTTAGCAATGTTAGTTGAAAATAGAACTACTAAAGTTGTTAACGAAAACATTAGCCATTATTTATCAATTCTTCCAAATAATCTTGTTAAGACTATAACATTTGATAGGGGTAAAGAATTTTCTAATTGACAACAACTTGAAAAAAATTTAAATGTGAAAATTTATTTTGCTAATGCGTATTCGCCTTGACAAAGAGGTACTAATGAAAATACTAATGGTTTAATTAGAGAAAAATTTCCTAAAAAATTTAATTTTTCAAATACTACTAAAAATGCAGTTCATAAATTTATATTGTCTTTAAACCAAAGACCAAGAAAAATACTAAATTATCTTTCACCAATCGAATATTTGGTTAGAAAAATAATTTAGTTGCACTTAACTTTACAATTTGGCATAATGATTAATAAATTTTTTCTCACAAGCAACATGCAAATATCATTTATCACTAAATAGATGTAAACACCAGCGACATATTTTATAATTTATCTTTCCTTTCAAAATTTAAAAACCCTTTTCATCGCAAGAATTACAGATTCCAACTGTATTTTTATTACCAATGACATAGCTTTCGCTGTCGCATTCAATACAAAATATTACTGCCAAAAGAAAACACCCCCTAAAAGTTTGTAGAAAACAAAATCTTGTCATATGTATATGGTTTCTACACAATATTTACAATTACTTATTGATATATATATATATATATATATATAATTGATTTATTCATTGGAAAGGAGTATTAATAAGATGTTTTAAAAATTATTAATATCTTAGATAATTTTTTATATTAACAAGTATAATATAGTTGTTAGTCAGCAATGACTAAAAGACAAAAATGAAAGGAAGGTTTAATCATAGATGATAAAATCAAATAAAAATATGTCAAGAATGCTAGTTGCATTAGCATTTACAATGTCACCAGTTTTTGCTGTTGCTGCTTGTAATACTAGTATTAAA is drawn from Spiroplasma endosymbiont of Asaphidion curtum and contains these coding sequences:
- a CDS encoding IS30 family transposase; its protein translation is MSLFIKILNKKINPFLFKKLLVLVISLWYITNKDSNHYFSLIAQNKAENRKQSHVYFHKFKNRELVKYVQQKLLLGWSPEQIYGRIKNFHKEWIISFKTIYNWIYSGLLEKVTNKNLRRKGKKRKSQENRGKFNGKSIKERNINVNNRITVGHWEGDTVVSSRGKSKSCLITLVERTSRFTLAMLVENRTTKVVNENISHYLSILPNNLVKTITFDRGKEFSNWQQLEKNLNVKIYFANAYSPWQRGTNENTNGLIREKFPKKFNFSNTTKNAVHKFILSLNQRPRKILNYLSPIEYLVRKII